One genomic segment of bacterium includes these proteins:
- a CDS encoding nickel-dependent hydrogenase large subunit yields MHQVDFNLSLEEITKVEGHARLDITVRGGKVVQTQFQILEYKRFYTQAIRGQAIMGVPQLLARICGTCSNAHLMASIEAIEHGLGIIPSPQTMALRRLTVNGLIIRDHALHLYLFVMPDLFNRDSLLQFDEKNPEEHEILHDAFAVKSAGNHLSMLVAGRSVHAPYPTIGGFLHTPEKKDIPAVVEELQKVRPAVLRLIDLFMNRRFVFERKTQYVALLSDTYGYLEGELHNSKGVVIPEQNLREHLEHVVVPYSEASAYIFEGEMYRVGALSRMNLAKEKLHPATKRDANGAISIFPSDNVHDMNLAQAIEILQAIDESLDVLKTEFLPEMPQKPVYRESVGIGVVEAPRGVLFHKLYLTADGKVREGEVIVPTGQNQIPIERDIAHLVEENITMEHAALSHEIEKLIRAYDPCMSCAAHFLEVNWLS; encoded by the coding sequence ATGCATCAGGTTGATTTCAATCTTTCGCTGGAAGAGATAACAAAAGTAGAGGGACATGCCCGTCTCGACATTACCGTACGCGGCGGCAAGGTGGTGCAAACCCAGTTTCAAATACTGGAGTATAAACGTTTTTATACCCAGGCGATCCGCGGACAGGCGATCATGGGCGTGCCGCAGCTACTCGCGCGCATCTGCGGTACTTGTTCCAATGCGCATCTCATGGCCAGCATCGAGGCTATAGAACATGGGCTTGGCATAATACCCTCGCCTCAGACCATGGCGCTTCGGAGACTTACTGTAAACGGCCTTATTATTCGCGACCACGCACTGCACTTATATCTGTTCGTGATGCCCGACTTATTCAACCGCGACTCGCTTCTGCAGTTCGATGAAAAAAACCCGGAAGAACACGAAATCTTACATGATGCATTTGCGGTGAAATCGGCGGGAAACCACCTCTCGATGCTCGTTGCGGGACGCTCCGTGCACGCGCCATACCCTACTATCGGTGGATTCCTGCACACACCCGAGAAAAAAGACATACCGGCAGTGGTTGAAGAGTTACAAAAAGTGCGCCCGGCAGTGCTGCGGCTTATCGACCTTTTTATGAACAGAAGGTTCGTTTTTGAGCGCAAAACGCAGTATGTCGCGCTTTTGAGCGACACATACGGATATCTTGAAGGAGAGCTCCATAATTCAAAAGGCGTGGTAATACCCGAGCAAAACCTGCGGGAACACTTGGAGCACGTGGTTGTTCCCTACTCCGAGGCTTCTGCATATATTTTTGAGGGTGAAATGTATCGTGTGGGAGCTCTCTCTCGCATGAACCTCGCAAAAGAAAAACTACACCCTGCAACCAAGCGCGATGCGAATGGGGCCATAAGCATTTTTCCATCGGACAACGTGCATGACATGAATCTGGCGCAAGCTATAGAAATTCTCCAGGCGATCGATGAATCGCTTGATGTGCTCAAAACCGAATTTCTCCCGGAGATGCCGCAAAAGCCTGTATATCGCGAGAGCGTGGGCATTGGCGTGGTAGAAGCGCCCCGCGGCGTACTATTCCATAAGCTGTACCTTACCGCTGACGGAAAAGTCCGGGAAGGAGAAGTGATCGTACCCACCGGACAGAATCAAATTCCCATTGAGCGTGACATCGCGCATCTCGTGGAAGAAAATATTACCATGGAGCACGCAGCGCTCTCGCACGAGATAGAAAAACTCATCCGCGCATACGACCCGTGTATGAGCTGCGCAGCGCATTTTTTGGAGGTGAATTGGCTTAGCTAG